A genomic stretch from Ictalurus punctatus breed USDA103 chromosome 2, Coco_2.0, whole genome shotgun sequence includes:
- the si:ch211-195b15.8 gene encoding dual specificity protein phosphatase 8 yields MLKHEGFRGTLFISVSSATVIFPNVCHGIRPRLQQRLTTTQHNTASARPSASFIITPYHALCPDKSASLISSTLLLHWTQHFILKNTPSRVPSSTAAAAAAAFYCTSLMMVFQSERVPLSRILPQLYLGAESDVTQDCLSAQGISYVLSVSRCCPQPSFLPQSQYLRIPIDDSLRDDLLPWIPQALRFIDGAMSLGCSIIVHCAAGISRSPALAVAYVMYSLGMDLDHAYRFVKERRPTISPNFNFLGQLQLFQHTLPLKSGDATPHTHQPIISPNTCTQLTNSSSSTGLLKQDSYDVINGHGADTRAENIRRSSDVIQPEFTLSLSDKLRTLTLSVERVEVQRRAGTQLETHSHTHTPTAQKPTHLHIPSLSEKRKSLSLSLTPLGPAAATHTDQQRATLPDSSQNQSCSSPTAHKVEAGGPEKEANHLMSRGTSMRCSRTQKRRSEEKNGSPAVHRAKEEQARVKSGLQRRERGRRTVQSHTQSVCSSTPRQKEATGRELSGCAVEALEVMDGDQSPVSPIHLTINRLLGWGERMLLGVLLGPHIKVGHAALPYRC; encoded by the exons atgttgaAACACGAAGGCTTTAGAGGAACTCTCTTCATTTCTGTCAGCAGCGCTACTGTTATTTTCCCAAACGTGTGTCATG GTATTAGACCCCGACTACAGCAGCGActcaccacaacacaacacaacaccgcGAGCGCGAGACCGAGCGCGAGCTTCATTATTACACCTTATCACGCGCTGTGTCCGGATAAATCCGCGTCACTCATCTCTTCTACATTATTACTGCACTGGACTCAACATTTTATTCTGAAAAACACTCCGAGTAGAGTTCCATcatcaacagcagcagcagcagcagcagcttttTACTGCACATCTTTG ATGATGGTGTTCCAGTCGGAGCGAGTGCCGCTCTCCCGCATCCTGCCACAGCTTTACCTGGGAGCAGAGAGTGACGTCACACAG GACTGTCTGTCTGCTCAGGGGATTTCGTATGTGCTGAGCGTGAGCCGCTGCTGCCCTCAGCCCTCATTCCTTCCCCAGTCTCAGTACTTGCGCATCCCCATAGACGACTCTCTGAGGGACGACCTGCTGCCGTGGATCCCTCAGGCCCTGCGCTTCATCG acGGCGCCATGTCTCTCGGCTGCTCGATCATCGTCCACTGCGCTGCAGGAATCTCCCGCTCTCCGGCTCTCGCTGTGGCTTACGTCATGTACAGCCTGGGAATGGATCTAGATCACGCTTACAG GTTTGTGAAAGAGCGCAGACCCACAATCTCCCCCAACTTTAACTTCCTGGGTCAGCTCCAGCTGTTTCAGCACACACTTCCTCTGAAGAGCGGCGACGCTACCCCACACACCCATCAGCCTATCATATCGcccaacacatgcacacagttgACCAATAGCAGCTCATCTACAGGTCTTTTAAAACAGGACAGTTATGATGTCATTAACGGACATGGTGCCGACACCAGAGCCGAGAACATCCGGCGTTCCAGCGACGTGATCCAGCCCGAGTTTACTTTATCTCTCTCAGACAAGCTCAGAACTCTGACTCTCAGCGTGGAGCGTGTGGAGGTGCAGAGACGAGCCGGCACTCAGCTGgaaacacactctcacacacacactcccacggCACAGAAACCCACACACCTTCACATCCCATCGCTCTCAGAGAAGCGGAAAAGCCTCAGTCTGTCTCTGACACCGCTCGGTCCTGCTGCAGCTACACACACTGACCAGCAGAGGGCAACTCTCCCAGACTCGAGTCAGAACCAGTCCTGCAGTTCTCCCACTGCCCACAAGGTGGAGGCAGGAGGCCCGGAGAAGGAAGCAAACCATTTGATGAGCAGAGGGACATCAATGAGATGCAGCAGGACGCAGAAAAGAAGGAGCGAGGAGAAGAATGGCTCTCCTGCTGTTCACAGGGCGAAAGAAGAGCAAGCGAGGGTGAAGTCAGGGCTGCAGAGAAGGGAGCGAGGCAGGAGGACGgtgcagtcacacacacagagcgtgTGCAGTTCCACTCCTCGCCAGAAGGAAGCGACAGGAAGAGAGCTCTCAGGCTGTGCGGTGGAGGCCCTGGAGGTGATGGATGGAGACCAGAGTCCAGTGTCACCCATCCACCTCACCATCAACAGACTGCTGGGCTGGGGTGAGCGCATGCTGCTCGGGGTTCTCCTCGGACCTCACATCAAGGTGGGCCACGCCGCCCTGCCGTACAGGTGCTGA
- the ap2a1 gene encoding AP-2 complex subunit alpha-2 isoform X3 has product MPAVSKGDGMRGLAVFISDIRNCKSKEAEIKRINKELANIRSKFKGDKALDGYSKKKYVCKLLFIFLLGHDIDFGHMEAVNLLSSNKYTEKQIGYLFISVLVNSNSELIRLINNAIKNDLSSRNPTFMCLALHCIANVGSREMAEAFAGEIPRILVAGDTMDSVKQSAALCLLRLYKTSPDLVLMGEWTSRVVHLLNDQHMGVVTAAISLITCLSQKNPDEFKTCVSLAVSRLSRIVSSASTDLQDYTYYFVPAPWLSCKLLRLLQCYPPPEDGAVKGRLVECLETILNKAQEPPKSKKVQHSNAKNAILFEAIALIIHYDSEPNLLVRACNQLGQFLQHRETNLRYLALESMCTLASSEFSHEAVKTHIETVINALKTERDVSVRQRAADLLYAMCDRSNAKQIVAEMLSYLETADYSIREEMVLKVAILAEKYAVDYSWYVDTILNLIRIAGDYVSEEVWYRVIQIVINRDDVQGYAAKTVFEALQAPACHENMVKVGGYILGEFGNLIAGDPRSSPLVQFNLLHSKFHLCSVPTRALLLSAYIKFINLFPETKSTIQEVLRCDSQIRNSDVELQQRAVEYLKLSSIASTDVLATVLEEMPPFPERESSILAKLKKKKGPGAVSGAELEDGKREGGELNGGGGGERSGDGSAIATSNASTPSPSADLLGLRSSAPVSAAPPSSGSLLVDVFSEAGPAAPAAAVSDDGFLRFVCKNNGVLFENQLLQIGIKSEYRQNLGRMYLFYGNKTSVQFVSFTTTVSCPGELQSQLNVQLKPVDPLVEGGAQVQQVINIECLTDFCEAPLLNIKFRYGGALQNLTLKLPVTINKFFQPTEMASHDFFQRWKQLSLPQQESQKIFKANHAMDTEVLKAKLLGLGTALLENVDPNPENFVCAGVIQTKAQQVGCLLRLEPNAQAQMYRLTLRSSKDTVSKRLCELLAEQF; this is encoded by the exons atgCCGGCCGTGTCGAAGGGAGACGGGATGCGGGGATTAGCCGTGTTCATCTCGGACATCAGGAACT GTAAGAGTAAGGAGGCTGAGATCAAGCGCATCAACAAAGAGCTGGCCAACATTCGCTCCAAGTTTAAAGGAGACAAGGCTCTGGATGGATACAGCAAGAAGAAGTATGTGTGTAAGCTGCTCTTCATCTTCCTGCTGGGACACGACATCGACTTCGGACACATGGAGGCCGTCAACCTGCTCAGCTCCAACAAGTACACCGAGAAACAGATC ggctATCTGTTCATCTCGGTGTTGGTGAACAGTAACAGTGAACTGATCAGGCTGATCAACAACGCCATAAAGAACGACCTGTCCAGCAGGAACCCCACCTTCATGTGTCTGGCCCTGCACTGCATCGCCAACGTGGGCAGCAGGGAGATGGCCGAGGCCTTCGCCGGGGAGATCCCACGCATCCTGGTGGCAGG ggACACGATGGACAGTGTGAAGCAGTCGGCCGCGCTGTGTCTGCTGCGTCTGTATAAAACGTCTCCGGACCTGGTGCTGATGGGAGAGTGGACGTCCAGAGTGGTGCATTTACTGAACGATCAGCACATG GGCGTGGTCACTGCAGCCATCTCCCTCATCACCTGCCTCAGCCAGAAAAACCCAGACGAGTTTAAGACGTGTGTGTCCCTGGCCGTGTCCCGTCTCAGCAGG ATCGTGTCCTCGGCGTCCACCGACCTGCAGGACTACACGTATTACTTCGTCCCTGCTCCCTGGCTGTCCTGTAAGCTGCTGCGTCTCCTGCAGTGCTACCCTCCTCCTGAGGATGGCGCTGTTAAAGGCCGCCTGGTGGAGTGTCTGGAGACCATTCTCAACAAAGCCCAGGAACCTCCCAAGTCCAAGAAGGTGCAGCACTCCAACGCCAAGAACGCCATCCTGTTCGAAGCTATCGCGCTCATCATTCACTACGACAG tgagcCGAACCTGCTGGTGCGGGCGTGTAATCAGCTGGGTCAGTTCCTGCAGCACAGAGAGACTAACCTGCGTTACCTGGCCCTAGAGAGCATGTGCACACTTGCCAGCTCAGAGTTCTCCCACGAGGCCGTGAAAACACACATTGAGACCGTCATCAACGCCCTCAAG acgGAGCGTGATGTGAGTGTGCGTCAGAGGGCAGCTGATCTGCTCTACGCCATGTGTGACCGCAGTAACGCTAAGCAGATCGTGGCTGAGATGCTGAGTTACCTGGAGACGGCAGACTACTCCATCCGTGAGGAGATGGTGCTGAAGGTGGCCATCCTGGCTGAGAAGTACGCAGTGGACTACTCCTGGTACGTGGACACCATCCTCAACCTGATCCGCATCGCCGGCGACTACGTGAGCGAAGAGGTGTGGTACCGCGTCATCCAGATCGTCATCAACCGTGACGACGTGCAGGGCTACGCCGCCAAGACCGTCtttgag GCCCTACAGGCTCCGGCGTGTCATGAGAACATGGTGAAGGTCGGGGGTTACATCCTCGGAGAGTTCGGGAACCTTATTGCTGGCGATCCTCGTTCCAG tCCATTGGTTCAGTTTAACCTGCTCCACTCCAAGTTCCACCTGTGTTCAGTTCCTACTCGCGCTCTGCTCCTCTCCGCCTACATAAAGTTCATTAATCTGTTCCCCGAGACGAAGAGCACCATCCAGGAGGTTCTGCGCTGTGACAGTCAGATCAGGAACAGTGACGTGGAGCTTCAGCAGAGAGCCGTGGAGTATCTCAAACTCTCCTCCATCGCCAGCACCGACGTCCTG gccacAGTGCTGGAGGAGATGCCCCCGTTCCCTGAGAGAGAGTCCTCCATCTTGGCcaagctgaagaagaagaagggtcCGGGTGCTGTGTCCGGTGCCGAGCTGGAGGACGGGAAGAGAGAGGGTGGAGAGCTgaatggaggaggaggaggagagcggTCCGGAGACGGCTCTGCCATTGCAACGTCCAACGCA tccacTCCCTCTCCTTCAGCCGATCTCCTCGGTCTCCGCTCCTCCGCCCCGGTCAGTGCGGCCCCGCCCAGTTCTGGTAGCCTATTGGTGGATGTGTTCTCGGAGGCGGGGCCTGCTGCTCCAGCCGCTGCGGTCAGTGATGATGGCTTCCTCAG GTTTGTGTGTAAGAATAATGGAGTTCTGTTTGAGAATCAGCTGCTCCAGATCGGCATTAAGTCAGAGTATCGCCAGAACCTCG ggAGGATGTACTTGTTCTATGGCAATAAGACGTCAGTTCAGTTCGTCAGCTTCACAACCACTGTTAGCTGCCCAGGAGAACTTCAGTCTCA GTTGAACGTTCAGCTGAAACCTGTGGATCCTCTGGTGGAAGGTGGAGCTCAGGTGCAGCAGGTCATCAACATCGAGTGTCTGACTGACTTCTGCGAAGCACCACTTCTCAACATCAAGTTCAG GTACGGTGGAGCTCTGCAGAACCTCACACTCAAACTCCCCGTCACCATCAACAAGTTCTTCCAGCCCACTGAGATGGCCTCACATGACTTCTTTCAGCGCTGGAAACAACTCAgcct GCCCCAGCAGGAATCACAGAAGATCTTTAAGGCAAATCACGCCATGGATACAGAAGTGCTCAAAGCCaag ttgttggGATTAGGTACAGCTCTTCTGGAGAACGTGGATCCGAACCCTGAGAACTTTGTGTGTGCTGGAGTGATTCAGACCAAGGCGCAGCAGGTGGGCTGTCTCCTGAGACTCGAACCCAACGCACAGGCCCAG ATGTACCGGTTGACTCTGCGCAGCAGTAAGGACACCGTCTCTAAGCGTCTGTGTGAGCTGCTGGCGGAACAGTTCTAG
- the ap2a1 gene encoding AP-2 complex subunit alpha-2 isoform X2 translates to MPAVSKGDGMRGLAVFISDIRNCKSKEAEIKRINKELANIRSKFKGDKALDGYSKKKYVCKLLFIFLLGHDIDFGHMEAVNLLSSNKYTEKQIGYLFISVLVNSNSELIRLINNAIKNDLSSRNPTFMCLALHCIANVGSREMAEAFAGEIPRILVAGDTMDSVKQSAALCLLRLYKTSPDLVLMGEWTSRVVHLLNDQHMGVVTAAISLITCLSQKNPDEFKTCVSLAVSRLSRIVSSASTDLQDYTYYFVPAPWLSCKLLRLLQCYPPPEDGAVKGRLVECLETILNKAQEPPKSKKVQHSNAKNAILFEAIALIIHYDSEPNLLVRACNQLGQFLQHRETNLRYLALESMCTLASSEFSHEAVKTHIETVINALKTERDVSVRQRAADLLYAMCDRSNAKQIVAEMLSYLETADYSIREEMVLKVAILAEKYAVDYSWYVDTILNLIRIAGDYVSEEVWYRVIQIVINRDDVQGYAAKTVFEALQAPACHENMVKVGGYILGEFGNLIAGDPRSSPLVQFNLLHSKFHLCSVPTRALLLSAYIKFINLFPETKSTIQEVLRCDSQIRNSDVELQQRAVEYLKLSSIASTDVLATVLEEMPPFPERESSILAKLKKKKGPGAVSGAELEDGKREGGELNGGGGGERSGDGSAIATSNASTPSPSADLLGLRSSAPVSAAPPSSGSLLVDVFSEAGPAAPAAAVSDDGFLSSAPPSVASEDPTPPLPESDELLNKFVCKNNGVLFENQLLQIGIKSEYRQNLGRMYLFYGNKTSVQFVSFTTTVSCPGELQSQLNVQLKPVDPLVEGGAQVQQVINIECLTDFCEAPLLNIKFRYGGALQNLTLKLPVTINKFFQPTEMASHDFFQRWKQLSLPQQESQKIFKANHAMDTEVLKAKLLGLGTALLENVDPNPENFVCAGVIQTKAQQVGCLLRLEPNAQAQMYRLTLRSSKDTVSKRLCELLAEQF, encoded by the exons atgCCGGCCGTGTCGAAGGGAGACGGGATGCGGGGATTAGCCGTGTTCATCTCGGACATCAGGAACT GTAAGAGTAAGGAGGCTGAGATCAAGCGCATCAACAAAGAGCTGGCCAACATTCGCTCCAAGTTTAAAGGAGACAAGGCTCTGGATGGATACAGCAAGAAGAAGTATGTGTGTAAGCTGCTCTTCATCTTCCTGCTGGGACACGACATCGACTTCGGACACATGGAGGCCGTCAACCTGCTCAGCTCCAACAAGTACACCGAGAAACAGATC ggctATCTGTTCATCTCGGTGTTGGTGAACAGTAACAGTGAACTGATCAGGCTGATCAACAACGCCATAAAGAACGACCTGTCCAGCAGGAACCCCACCTTCATGTGTCTGGCCCTGCACTGCATCGCCAACGTGGGCAGCAGGGAGATGGCCGAGGCCTTCGCCGGGGAGATCCCACGCATCCTGGTGGCAGG ggACACGATGGACAGTGTGAAGCAGTCGGCCGCGCTGTGTCTGCTGCGTCTGTATAAAACGTCTCCGGACCTGGTGCTGATGGGAGAGTGGACGTCCAGAGTGGTGCATTTACTGAACGATCAGCACATG GGCGTGGTCACTGCAGCCATCTCCCTCATCACCTGCCTCAGCCAGAAAAACCCAGACGAGTTTAAGACGTGTGTGTCCCTGGCCGTGTCCCGTCTCAGCAGG ATCGTGTCCTCGGCGTCCACCGACCTGCAGGACTACACGTATTACTTCGTCCCTGCTCCCTGGCTGTCCTGTAAGCTGCTGCGTCTCCTGCAGTGCTACCCTCCTCCTGAGGATGGCGCTGTTAAAGGCCGCCTGGTGGAGTGTCTGGAGACCATTCTCAACAAAGCCCAGGAACCTCCCAAGTCCAAGAAGGTGCAGCACTCCAACGCCAAGAACGCCATCCTGTTCGAAGCTATCGCGCTCATCATTCACTACGACAG tgagcCGAACCTGCTGGTGCGGGCGTGTAATCAGCTGGGTCAGTTCCTGCAGCACAGAGAGACTAACCTGCGTTACCTGGCCCTAGAGAGCATGTGCACACTTGCCAGCTCAGAGTTCTCCCACGAGGCCGTGAAAACACACATTGAGACCGTCATCAACGCCCTCAAG acgGAGCGTGATGTGAGTGTGCGTCAGAGGGCAGCTGATCTGCTCTACGCCATGTGTGACCGCAGTAACGCTAAGCAGATCGTGGCTGAGATGCTGAGTTACCTGGAGACGGCAGACTACTCCATCCGTGAGGAGATGGTGCTGAAGGTGGCCATCCTGGCTGAGAAGTACGCAGTGGACTACTCCTGGTACGTGGACACCATCCTCAACCTGATCCGCATCGCCGGCGACTACGTGAGCGAAGAGGTGTGGTACCGCGTCATCCAGATCGTCATCAACCGTGACGACGTGCAGGGCTACGCCGCCAAGACCGTCtttgag GCCCTACAGGCTCCGGCGTGTCATGAGAACATGGTGAAGGTCGGGGGTTACATCCTCGGAGAGTTCGGGAACCTTATTGCTGGCGATCCTCGTTCCAG tCCATTGGTTCAGTTTAACCTGCTCCACTCCAAGTTCCACCTGTGTTCAGTTCCTACTCGCGCTCTGCTCCTCTCCGCCTACATAAAGTTCATTAATCTGTTCCCCGAGACGAAGAGCACCATCCAGGAGGTTCTGCGCTGTGACAGTCAGATCAGGAACAGTGACGTGGAGCTTCAGCAGAGAGCCGTGGAGTATCTCAAACTCTCCTCCATCGCCAGCACCGACGTCCTG gccacAGTGCTGGAGGAGATGCCCCCGTTCCCTGAGAGAGAGTCCTCCATCTTGGCcaagctgaagaagaagaagggtcCGGGTGCTGTGTCCGGTGCCGAGCTGGAGGACGGGAAGAGAGAGGGTGGAGAGCTgaatggaggaggaggaggagagcggTCCGGAGACGGCTCTGCCATTGCAACGTCCAACGCA tccacTCCCTCTCCTTCAGCCGATCTCCTCGGTCTCCGCTCCTCCGCCCCGGTCAGTGCGGCCCCGCCCAGTTCTGGTAGCCTATTGGTGGATGTGTTCTCGGAGGCGGGGCCTGCTGCTCCAGCCGCTGCGGTCAGTGATGATGGCTTCCTCAG CTCTGCTCCTCCCTCTGTGGCCTCTGAAGATCCCACTCCTCCTCTACCAGAGTCAGACGAGCTGCTTAACAA GTTTGTGTGTAAGAATAATGGAGTTCTGTTTGAGAATCAGCTGCTCCAGATCGGCATTAAGTCAGAGTATCGCCAGAACCTCG ggAGGATGTACTTGTTCTATGGCAATAAGACGTCAGTTCAGTTCGTCAGCTTCACAACCACTGTTAGCTGCCCAGGAGAACTTCAGTCTCA GTTGAACGTTCAGCTGAAACCTGTGGATCCTCTGGTGGAAGGTGGAGCTCAGGTGCAGCAGGTCATCAACATCGAGTGTCTGACTGACTTCTGCGAAGCACCACTTCTCAACATCAAGTTCAG GTACGGTGGAGCTCTGCAGAACCTCACACTCAAACTCCCCGTCACCATCAACAAGTTCTTCCAGCCCACTGAGATGGCCTCACATGACTTCTTTCAGCGCTGGAAACAACTCAgcct GCCCCAGCAGGAATCACAGAAGATCTTTAAGGCAAATCACGCCATGGATACAGAAGTGCTCAAAGCCaag ttgttggGATTAGGTACAGCTCTTCTGGAGAACGTGGATCCGAACCCTGAGAACTTTGTGTGTGCTGGAGTGATTCAGACCAAGGCGCAGCAGGTGGGCTGTCTCCTGAGACTCGAACCCAACGCACAGGCCCAG ATGTACCGGTTGACTCTGCGCAGCAGTAAGGACACCGTCTCTAAGCGTCTGTGTGAGCTGCTGGCGGAACAGTTCTAG
- the ap2a1 gene encoding AP-2 complex subunit alpha-2 isoform X1, giving the protein MPAVSKGDGMRGLAVFISDIRNCKSKEAEIKRINKELANIRSKFKGDKALDGYSKKKYVCKLLFIFLLGHDIDFGHMEAVNLLSSNKYTEKQIGYLFISVLVNSNSELIRLINNAIKNDLSSRNPTFMCLALHCIANVGSREMAEAFAGEIPRILVAGDTMDSVKQSAALCLLRLYKTSPDLVLMGEWTSRVVHLLNDQHMGVVTAAISLITCLSQKNPDEFKTCVSLAVSRLSRIVSSASTDLQDYTYYFVPAPWLSCKLLRLLQCYPPPEDGAVKGRLVECLETILNKAQEPPKSKKVQHSNAKNAILFEAIALIIHYDSEPNLLVRACNQLGQFLQHRETNLRYLALESMCTLASSEFSHEAVKTHIETVINALKTERDVSVRQRAADLLYAMCDRSNAKQIVAEMLSYLETADYSIREEMVLKVAILAEKYAVDYSWYVDTILNLIRIAGDYVSEEVWYRVIQIVINRDDVQGYAAKTVFEALQAPACHENMVKVGGYILGEFGNLIAGDPRSSPLVQFNLLHSKFHLCSVPTRALLLSAYIKFINLFPETKSTIQEVLRCDSQIRNSDVELQQRAVEYLKLSSIASTDVLATVLEEMPPFPERESSILAKLKKKKGPGAVSGAELEDGKREGGELNGGGGGERSGDGSAIATSNASTPSPSADLLGLRSSAPVSAAPPSSGSLLVDVFSEAGPAAPAAAVSDDGFLRDLEPPTESSDSLLAEGPGDSDSAPPSVASEDPTPPLPESDELLNKFVCKNNGVLFENQLLQIGIKSEYRQNLGRMYLFYGNKTSVQFVSFTTTVSCPGELQSQLNVQLKPVDPLVEGGAQVQQVINIECLTDFCEAPLLNIKFRYGGALQNLTLKLPVTINKFFQPTEMASHDFFQRWKQLSLPQQESQKIFKANHAMDTEVLKAKLLGLGTALLENVDPNPENFVCAGVIQTKAQQVGCLLRLEPNAQAQMYRLTLRSSKDTVSKRLCELLAEQF; this is encoded by the exons atgCCGGCCGTGTCGAAGGGAGACGGGATGCGGGGATTAGCCGTGTTCATCTCGGACATCAGGAACT GTAAGAGTAAGGAGGCTGAGATCAAGCGCATCAACAAAGAGCTGGCCAACATTCGCTCCAAGTTTAAAGGAGACAAGGCTCTGGATGGATACAGCAAGAAGAAGTATGTGTGTAAGCTGCTCTTCATCTTCCTGCTGGGACACGACATCGACTTCGGACACATGGAGGCCGTCAACCTGCTCAGCTCCAACAAGTACACCGAGAAACAGATC ggctATCTGTTCATCTCGGTGTTGGTGAACAGTAACAGTGAACTGATCAGGCTGATCAACAACGCCATAAAGAACGACCTGTCCAGCAGGAACCCCACCTTCATGTGTCTGGCCCTGCACTGCATCGCCAACGTGGGCAGCAGGGAGATGGCCGAGGCCTTCGCCGGGGAGATCCCACGCATCCTGGTGGCAGG ggACACGATGGACAGTGTGAAGCAGTCGGCCGCGCTGTGTCTGCTGCGTCTGTATAAAACGTCTCCGGACCTGGTGCTGATGGGAGAGTGGACGTCCAGAGTGGTGCATTTACTGAACGATCAGCACATG GGCGTGGTCACTGCAGCCATCTCCCTCATCACCTGCCTCAGCCAGAAAAACCCAGACGAGTTTAAGACGTGTGTGTCCCTGGCCGTGTCCCGTCTCAGCAGG ATCGTGTCCTCGGCGTCCACCGACCTGCAGGACTACACGTATTACTTCGTCCCTGCTCCCTGGCTGTCCTGTAAGCTGCTGCGTCTCCTGCAGTGCTACCCTCCTCCTGAGGATGGCGCTGTTAAAGGCCGCCTGGTGGAGTGTCTGGAGACCATTCTCAACAAAGCCCAGGAACCTCCCAAGTCCAAGAAGGTGCAGCACTCCAACGCCAAGAACGCCATCCTGTTCGAAGCTATCGCGCTCATCATTCACTACGACAG tgagcCGAACCTGCTGGTGCGGGCGTGTAATCAGCTGGGTCAGTTCCTGCAGCACAGAGAGACTAACCTGCGTTACCTGGCCCTAGAGAGCATGTGCACACTTGCCAGCTCAGAGTTCTCCCACGAGGCCGTGAAAACACACATTGAGACCGTCATCAACGCCCTCAAG acgGAGCGTGATGTGAGTGTGCGTCAGAGGGCAGCTGATCTGCTCTACGCCATGTGTGACCGCAGTAACGCTAAGCAGATCGTGGCTGAGATGCTGAGTTACCTGGAGACGGCAGACTACTCCATCCGTGAGGAGATGGTGCTGAAGGTGGCCATCCTGGCTGAGAAGTACGCAGTGGACTACTCCTGGTACGTGGACACCATCCTCAACCTGATCCGCATCGCCGGCGACTACGTGAGCGAAGAGGTGTGGTACCGCGTCATCCAGATCGTCATCAACCGTGACGACGTGCAGGGCTACGCCGCCAAGACCGTCtttgag GCCCTACAGGCTCCGGCGTGTCATGAGAACATGGTGAAGGTCGGGGGTTACATCCTCGGAGAGTTCGGGAACCTTATTGCTGGCGATCCTCGTTCCAG tCCATTGGTTCAGTTTAACCTGCTCCACTCCAAGTTCCACCTGTGTTCAGTTCCTACTCGCGCTCTGCTCCTCTCCGCCTACATAAAGTTCATTAATCTGTTCCCCGAGACGAAGAGCACCATCCAGGAGGTTCTGCGCTGTGACAGTCAGATCAGGAACAGTGACGTGGAGCTTCAGCAGAGAGCCGTGGAGTATCTCAAACTCTCCTCCATCGCCAGCACCGACGTCCTG gccacAGTGCTGGAGGAGATGCCCCCGTTCCCTGAGAGAGAGTCCTCCATCTTGGCcaagctgaagaagaagaagggtcCGGGTGCTGTGTCCGGTGCCGAGCTGGAGGACGGGAAGAGAGAGGGTGGAGAGCTgaatggaggaggaggaggagagcggTCCGGAGACGGCTCTGCCATTGCAACGTCCAACGCA tccacTCCCTCTCCTTCAGCCGATCTCCTCGGTCTCCGCTCCTCCGCCCCGGTCAGTGCGGCCCCGCCCAGTTCTGGTAGCCTATTGGTGGATGTGTTCTCGGAGGCGGGGCCTGCTGCTCCAGCCGCTGCGGTCAGTGATGATGGCTTCCTCAG AGATCTGGAACCTCCCACTGAGAGCTCTGACTCCTTATTGGCTGAGGGTCCTGGTGACTCGGA CTCTGCTCCTCCCTCTGTGGCCTCTGAAGATCCCACTCCTCCTCTACCAGAGTCAGACGAGCTGCTTAACAA GTTTGTGTGTAAGAATAATGGAGTTCTGTTTGAGAATCAGCTGCTCCAGATCGGCATTAAGTCAGAGTATCGCCAGAACCTCG ggAGGATGTACTTGTTCTATGGCAATAAGACGTCAGTTCAGTTCGTCAGCTTCACAACCACTGTTAGCTGCCCAGGAGAACTTCAGTCTCA GTTGAACGTTCAGCTGAAACCTGTGGATCCTCTGGTGGAAGGTGGAGCTCAGGTGCAGCAGGTCATCAACATCGAGTGTCTGACTGACTTCTGCGAAGCACCACTTCTCAACATCAAGTTCAG GTACGGTGGAGCTCTGCAGAACCTCACACTCAAACTCCCCGTCACCATCAACAAGTTCTTCCAGCCCACTGAGATGGCCTCACATGACTTCTTTCAGCGCTGGAAACAACTCAgcct GCCCCAGCAGGAATCACAGAAGATCTTTAAGGCAAATCACGCCATGGATACAGAAGTGCTCAAAGCCaag ttgttggGATTAGGTACAGCTCTTCTGGAGAACGTGGATCCGAACCCTGAGAACTTTGTGTGTGCTGGAGTGATTCAGACCAAGGCGCAGCAGGTGGGCTGTCTCCTGAGACTCGAACCCAACGCACAGGCCCAG ATGTACCGGTTGACTCTGCGCAGCAGTAAGGACACCGTCTCTAAGCGTCTGTGTGAGCTGCTGGCGGAACAGTTCTAG